A genomic window from Candidatus Denitrolinea symbiosum includes:
- a CDS encoding NADH:ubiquinone oxidoreductase, with the protein MSQNNKPRVAFFDFTCCEGCQLTVVDSLQTHPELLDVIDIVQFREAMSEKSDDYQVAFIEGSCSRPADEERLKHIRERAAIVVALGTCAHLGGVNSLKSLHPLDEVREYVYGDKAEWYDTYDVRPISEVIPVDFAIPGCPIDRDEFVACVKALLLGTKPPIPDYPLCVECKLRENVCLFTRDKVCLGPITRAGCKAICPTYGQSCEGCRGYISNPNDTSMRAVLDKHGMSPEEIASIYTMFTARQARHLQEEKV; encoded by the coding sequence ATGAGCCAGAACAACAAACCCAGGGTCGCCTTCTTCGACTTCACCTGCTGCGAAGGCTGCCAACTCACCGTGGTCGACTCGCTTCAGACCCACCCCGAACTGCTGGACGTAATTGACATCGTCCAGTTCCGCGAGGCGATGAGCGAAAAAAGCGACGACTACCAGGTCGCGTTCATCGAGGGATCGTGCTCGCGTCCCGCCGACGAGGAGCGGCTCAAACACATCCGTGAGCGGGCCGCCATCGTGGTCGCGCTCGGGACGTGCGCCCACCTCGGCGGCGTGAACTCGCTCAAGAGCCTGCATCCGCTCGACGAAGTGCGCGAGTACGTCTACGGCGACAAAGCCGAATGGTACGACACCTACGACGTGCGCCCGATCTCGGAAGTCATCCCCGTGGACTTCGCCATCCCCGGCTGCCCGATTGACCGCGACGAGTTCGTGGCGTGCGTCAAAGCCCTGTTGCTCGGAACCAAACCGCCCATCCCCGATTACCCGCTGTGCGTGGAATGCAAACTGCGGGAAAACGTCTGCCTGTTCACGCGCGACAAAGTCTGCCTCGGACCGATCACGCGCGCGGGCTGCAAAGCCATCTGCCCCACCTACGGACAATCCTGCGAGGGCTGCCGCGGTTACATCTCCAATCCCAACGACACTTCGATGCGCGCCGTCCTGGACAAACATGGCATGAGCCCGGAGGAGATCGCCTCCATCTACACCATGTTTACCGCGCGGCAGGCCCGGCATTTACAGGAAGAGAAGGTATAG